From Arcobacter sp. CECT 8986, a single genomic window includes:
- a CDS encoding glycosyltransferase family 9 protein, whose translation MNLLISRHDKIGDFVVTLPLFKAIKTQYPQTKITALVSKINFDFAKNIDFIDDVILFDKNNLDITLDEIKQRKFDASISAYIDTKLGKLLFKSKIKKRVAPATKIAQLFFNKRVKQRRSQVLKTEWQYNLDLATKLFKDINLEFSKPVLNVDGSEQIKKFRNDFNIDESKKIVAFHPGFGGSSEGNLTIDDYIKLAKTASLKDNVQVVFTFGPDDLKVKDEIISKVDFDAVFYESVGAIIDFCKLLSQFELFISTSTGPMHLAGCVNTKTISFFGDNLFASSKRWATVSETKNQNNFMLSLDYSKEKYLEIENRLKEIIND comes from the coding sequence ATGAATTTATTGATTTCTAGACATGACAAAATTGGAGATTTTGTTGTGACTTTACCTCTTTTTAAAGCTATTAAAACACAATATCCCCAAACAAAAATTACTGCATTAGTAAGTAAGATAAATTTTGATTTTGCAAAAAATATAGATTTTATTGATGATGTTATTTTATTTGATAAAAATAATTTAGATATTACATTAGATGAAATAAAACAAAGAAAATTTGATGCAAGTATTAGTGCTTATATTGATACTAAACTTGGTAAACTTTTATTTAAAAGCAAAATAAAAAAAAGAGTAGCACCTGCAACTAAAATAGCTCAACTTTTTTTTAATAAAAGAGTTAAACAAAGAAGAAGTCAAGTTTTAAAAACTGAGTGGCAATATAATTTAGATTTAGCAACAAAACTATTTAAAGATATTAATTTAGAGTTCTCAAAGCCTGTTTTAAATGTTGATGGCAGCGAACAAATCAAAAAATTTAGAAATGATTTTAATATTGATGAGTCTAAAAAAATTGTTGCTTTTCATCCTGGTTTTGGTGGAAGTAGTGAGGGTAATTTAACAATTGATGATTATATTAAATTGGCTAAAACAGCATCCCTTAAAGATAATGTTCAAGTTGTTTTTACATTTGGACCTGACGATTTAAAAGTAAAAGATGAAATTATCTCAAAAGTAGATTTTGATGCAGTTTTTTATGAATCAGTTGGTGCAATTATTGATTTTTGTAAACTATTGAGTCAATTTGAACTTTTTATAAGTACTTCAACTGGCCCTATGCATTTAGCTGGTTGTGTAAATACAAAAACAATTTCATTTTTTGGTGATAACTTATTTGCAAGTTCTAAAAGATGGGCAACTGTAAGTGAAACTAAAAATCAAAACAATTTTATGCTTTCTTTAGATTATTCAAAAGAGAAATACTTAGAAATTGAAAATAGATTAAAAGAGATAATAAATGATTGA
- a CDS encoding YrbL family protein, translated as MIDIEEFTQNLLTKLAKKNFSIYKYENNTVKFSITEDRLNSLLKIVFKLCSKNLYCFSIIREEYDEIEVIIYSDSEDKKIKILLENVENKIILDYRKKVLKYKEYKIFPIIGPDGVGKTTLLTNTFNPKEKSLMFKRFKKIVRRSIIYNVTYPINKYLLKKKLGKKPEKDQHDDIHYMLVILAGLLYYPYLVFNTLVKKKIVFIDRFFNDYLLENISFLDKKTKLRDKWKNILNYIPTVYWMVHLDAKAKIILERKDELKKRDIKKYRKANFKIYLQKPSIVYTYVNTGLDLSFCQNVLLKISRRVGIALSDEFLYQINDDLLIAKGGERACYLHPEDNTKVIKSVFSKGEHNDQNKLEYIYMNYLKNRQKDLSHLTNCYGYIKTNIGKALVFDRVLNYDNTPAKSFRYMVANKILSLDEQKVLLDELKKYLEDNEILFVDTSLTNLFCPEVQEGKYKIIIVDGLGAKRMGFKFWLYRNSRLYTKYKIKRQWEKFMVMYKKDVKRAQLGERPFTRL; from the coding sequence ATGATTGATATTGAAGAATTTACTCAAAATTTATTAACTAAACTTGCAAAGAAAAATTTTTCTATTTATAAATATGAAAATAACACTGTTAAATTTTCTATTACAGAAGATAGATTAAATAGTTTATTAAAAATAGTTTTTAAATTATGTTCAAAAAATCTATACTGTTTTTCAATTATTAGAGAAGAGTATGATGAAATTGAAGTGATAATTTACTCAGATAGTGAAGATAAAAAAATAAAAATATTATTGGAAAATGTAGAAAATAAGATTATTTTAGATTATAGAAAAAAAGTTTTAAAATACAAAGAATATAAAATTTTTCCTATTATTGGTCCTGATGGAGTAGGGAAGACAACTCTTCTTACAAATACATTTAACCCAAAAGAAAAAAGTTTAATGTTTAAAAGATTTAAAAAAATAGTAAGAAGATCTATTATTTATAATGTAACTTATCCAATAAATAAATATTTGTTAAAGAAGAAACTAGGTAAAAAACCAGAAAAAGACCAACATGATGATATTCACTATATGTTAGTTATTCTTGCTGGTTTATTATATTATCCATATTTAGTTTTTAATACATTAGTTAAGAAAAAAATAGTATTTATAGATAGATTTTTTAATGATTATTTATTAGAAAATATCTCTTTTTTAGATAAGAAAACAAAATTAAGAGATAAGTGGAAAAATATTTTAAATTATATACCAACTGTTTATTGGATGGTTCATTTAGATGCAAAAGCTAAAATAATTTTAGAAAGAAAAGATGAGCTAAAAAAAAGAGATATAAAAAAATATAGAAAAGCAAATTTTAAAATATATTTGCAAAAGCCTTCAATAGTTTATACTTATGTAAATACAGGGCTTGATTTGTCTTTTTGTCAAAACGTATTATTAAAAATATCAAGAAGAGTTGGAATTGCTTTATCTGATGAGTTTTTATATCAAATAAATGATGATTTATTGATTGCAAAAGGTGGAGAAAGAGCATGTTATTTACATCCTGAAGATAATACTAAAGTTATTAAAAGCGTATTTTCAAAAGGTGAACATAACGACCAAAATAAATTAGAGTATATCTATATGAATTATTTAAAAAATAGACAAAAAGATTTGTCTCATCTTACTAATTGTTATGGATATATAAAGACAAATATAGGAAAAGCTCTTGTTTTTGATAGAGTTTTGAATTATGATAATACTCCTGCAAAATCTTTTAGATATATGGTTGCAAATAAAATTTTATCACTTGATGAACAAAAAGTTTTATTGGATGAATTAAAAAAATATTTAGAAGATAATGAAATACTATTTGTTGATACAAGTTTGACAAATCTATTTTGTCCTGAAGTTCAAGAAGGAAAATATAAAATTATAATTGTTGATGGATTAGGTGCGAAAAGAATGGGATTTAAGTTTTGGTTATATAGAAATTCAAGGCTATATACAAAATATAAAATTAAAAGACAATGGGAAAAATTTATGGTGATGTACAAAAAGGATGTAAAAAGAGCCCAATTAGGTGAACGTCCTTTTACAAGGTTATAA
- a CDS encoding glycosyltransferase: MIKIDYKIETKLIKKLLETENITKIKKRKLSHKLIFKKQDFADIYFFSGNIQKEDEKKLQNAKKIVVNSNKLKDKLIEVFDFESSKVEVIYPSISVKTFNETQKKEFLEKYEISNEDKIVLFTAKDFKNSGVKEFIELIKKINYKYTKFVIAGNKRQISNLKFLTSKYDFGNKVVYLEDFGNIDLLFYICDIFVLPTQKKSFASSIIKAMYYKSAVFIPRTNSASEVVDIFATMNRYDDGSTPFKIDALLGRNEDLVLIKNDNFNIAKEFTLNKNYSKVMTILQNV; encoded by the coding sequence ATGATAAAAATAGATTATAAAATAGAAACAAAATTAATAAAAAAACTTTTAGAAACAGAAAATATAACTAAAATAAAAAAAAGAAAACTTTCACATAAATTGATATTTAAAAAGCAAGATTTTGCAGATATCTATTTTTTTAGTGGAAATATTCAAAAAGAAGATGAAAAGAAACTTCAAAACGCAAAAAAAATAGTTGTCAATTCAAATAAACTAAAAGATAAATTAATAGAAGTATTTGATTTTGAAAGTTCGAAAGTTGAAGTTATTTATCCAAGTATAAGTGTTAAAACTTTTAATGAAACTCAAAAAAAAGAGTTTTTAGAAAAGTATGAAATATCTAATGAAGATAAAATAGTACTTTTTACAGCAAAAGATTTTAAAAATTCTGGAGTAAAAGAGTTTATAGAACTTATAAAAAAGATAAATTATAAATATACTAAGTTTGTAATCGCAGGTAATAAAAGACAAATTTCTAATTTAAAGTTTTTAACTTCAAAATATGACTTTGGAAATAAAGTAGTTTATTTAGAAGATTTTGGTAATATAGATTTACTATTTTATATATGTGATATATTTGTTTTACCTACTCAGAAAAAATCATTTGCATCATCTATAATAAAAGCGATGTATTATAAAAGTGCAGTATTTATTCCAAGAACAAATAGTGCAAGTGAAGTTGTTGATATTTTTGCTACTATGAATAGATATGATGATGGAAGTACACCTTTTAAAATAGATGCACTTTTAGGAAGAAATGAGGATTTGGTATTAATCAAAAATGATAATTTTAATATCGCAAAAGAGTTTACTTTAAATAAAAATTATTCAAAAGTTATGACTATTTTACAAAATGTATAA
- a CDS encoding YrbL family protein, with translation MIFLDDSLYINKGTNRVCYKHPNDKTKCLKIDLRENKETKRELKYYKKLIEKDIPFDFLSKYYGEVDTNLGKAEVFELIRDNDETISMEVDKYLKNSNNIEEIENLLKLVPLLKKYIYENKIFVKDLNTVNIMYQQNIDKSRLVIIDGLSHSNYNPFFYICDYFIKKKIDKSWTGFINSLKKKRIIKENSCLFKYLE, from the coding sequence ATGATTTTTTTGGATGATAGTTTATATATAAATAAAGGTACAAATAGAGTTTGTTATAAGCATCCAAATGATAAAACTAAATGTTTAAAAATAGATTTAAGAGAGAATAAAGAGACAAAGAGAGAATTAAAATATTATAAAAAACTTATTGAAAAAGATATTCCTTTTGATTTTCTTTCAAAATATTATGGTGAAGTAGATACAAATCTAGGAAAAGCAGAAGTTTTCGAATTAATTAGAGATAATGATGAAACTATATCTATGGAAGTAGATAAATATTTAAAGAATAGTAATAATATTGAGGAAATTGAAAATTTATTAAAATTAGTTCCTTTATTAAAAAAATATATTTATGAAAACAAAATATTTGTAAAAGACTTAAATACGGTAAATATTATGTATCAGCAAAATATTGATAAAAGCAGATTAGTTATAATTGATGGATTATCTCATAGTAATTATAATCCATTTTTTTATATATGTGATTACTTTATTAAGAAAAAGATTGATAAAAGTTGGACTGGTTTTATTAACTCGCTTAAGAAAAAAAGAATAATAAAAGAAAATAGTTGTTTATTTAAATATCTTGAATAG
- the gmhA gene encoding D-sedoheptulose 7-phosphate isomerase: protein MKKVIADEFQAHLETINNVINNMQEKVEAASQLAVDTLKNGNKILLCGNGGSAADAQHIAAELTGRYKTERRGLPGIALTTDTSALTAIGNDYGYDRVFDRQVEALANKGDLVIGISTSGNSKNVLSALNLAKELGCKTVGLTGRDGGAMNEACDVNLVVPSNDTPRIQEMHILIGHTICQIIDNELS from the coding sequence ATGAAAAAAGTGATTGCAGATGAATTCCAAGCACACCTTGAAACAATAAATAATGTAATAAATAATATGCAAGAAAAAGTAGAAGCTGCATCACAACTTGCAGTAGATACTTTAAAAAATGGAAACAAAATTTTATTATGTGGAAATGGTGGGAGTGCAGCAGATGCACAACACATTGCAGCAGAATTAACAGGAAGATATAAAACAGAAAGAAGAGGACTTCCAGGAATTGCACTAACAACAGATACAAGTGCCTTAACTGCAATTGGAAATGACTATGGATATGATAGAGTATTTGATAGACAAGTTGAAGCATTAGCAAATAAAGGTGATTTAGTAATAGGAATTAGTACAAGTGGAAATAGTAAAAATGTATTAAGTGCTTTAAATCTAGCAAAAGAGCTTGGTTGTAAAACTGTTGGATTAACAGGAAGAGATGGTGGAGCTATGAATGAAGCTTGTGATGTAAATCTGGTAGTTCCTTCAAATGACACACCAAGAATTCAAGAAATGCATATTTTAATTGGTCATACTATTTGTCAAATTATAGATAATGAACTAAGTTAA
- a CDS encoding glycosyltransferase family 9 protein: MKIEKIFIEIPTWLGDAIMTTPAIENIIKTYPDAKITLLGSFVSTQALGNFKNIEKIIVDNTKKQGNRYKNLYKLAKQIGKVDLAISFRRSLSSKFMMFFVNAKKKYNYRRLEKQQIHQVLRYNDFVNYVLNLDNKAGDLSLHFKPFSYGKNTLGINPGATYGSAKRWYPNEFAKVAIKMSKTHDIVIFGGPGETDIAKDIEKELISNGVTNYQNLAGKTTIPELIEKIAGLDIFITNDSGPMHVAAAFKVKTAAIFGPTRFKETNQWNNPNENIITKNLDCAPCMKRVCPLKHHNCMKLITAKDVLNVIGN; the protein is encoded by the coding sequence ATGAAAATTGAGAAGATATTTATAGAGATACCAACATGGCTAGGTGATGCAATTATGACAACACCTGCAATTGAGAATATAATAAAAACATATCCAGATGCAAAGATAACGCTTTTGGGCTCATTTGTTTCAACTCAAGCGTTAGGAAATTTTAAAAATATAGAAAAAATAATAGTTGATAATACAAAAAAACAAGGTAATAGATATAAAAATTTATATAAATTAGCTAAACAAATAGGTAAAGTTGATTTAGCAATTTCATTTAGAAGAAGTCTATCTTCTAAATTTATGATGTTTTTTGTAAATGCTAAAAAAAAGTATAATTATAGAAGATTAGAAAAACAGCAAATACATCAGGTTTTAAGATATAACGATTTTGTAAATTATGTGTTAAATTTAGATAATAAAGCTGGTGATTTATCTTTGCATTTTAAACCTTTTTCATATGGTAAAAATACACTTGGAATAAATCCTGGTGCTACATATGGAAGTGCTAAAAGATGGTATCCAAATGAGTTTGCTAAAGTTGCAATAAAAATGTCAAAAACACATGATATTGTAATATTTGGAGGTCCAGGGGAAACTGATATTGCAAAAGATATAGAAAAAGAACTTATTTCAAATGGTGTGACAAATTACCAAAATTTAGCAGGAAAAACAACAATTCCTGAATTGATTGAAAAAATAGCAGGGCTTGATATATTTATTACAAATGATTCTGGTCCTATGCATGTTGCTGCTGCATTTAAAGTAAAAACAGCTGCTATTTTTGGACCTACAAGATTTAAAGAGACAAATCAATGGAATAATCCAAATGAGAATATTATTACAAAAAATTTAGATTGTGCTCCATGTATGAAAAGGGTATGTCCTTTAAAACATCATAACTGTATGAAATTAATAACAGCTAAAGATGTTTTAAACGTTATAGGTAATTAA
- the rpmB gene encoding 50S ribosomal protein L28 encodes MARRCAISGKGPMVGNNVSHAKNRTKKRFLPNLRTVRVTLEDGTTQKIRISAKELRTLKKHS; translated from the coding sequence ATGGCAAGAAGATGTGCAATTTCAGGAAAAGGGCCAATGGTTGGAAACAACGTGAGCCACGCTAAAAACAGAACTAAAAAAAGATTTTTACCAAACTTAAGAACAGTTAGAGTTACTTTAGAAGATGGTACTACACAAAAAATCAGAATTTCTGCTAAAGAGTTAAGAACTCTTAAAAAACACTCATAA
- a CDS encoding lipopolysaccharide kinase InaA family protein, whose product MSIKYKLNSNYNNIKEFLINIKEFFEENSNTIHKARNELKVIEYKGIKTVVKAFKVPNIINQIAYAYFRDSKAKKSYENAIKLIELGINTPKPIGYIEFYHNFLFKKSFFISEKYNYEYTIREPLRHLDFEDREKIIKGFVKFTYNLHQNGVYHKDYSAGNILVAKTNSGYEFSVVDINRMQFRTIDLYTGLDNFAKLWLDEDSLLIIAKEYAKLANVDENKAIDILKQCDKKLKGFVEFKRKIRGKN is encoded by the coding sequence TTGAGTATTAAGTATAAACTAAATAGTAATTATAATAATATAAAAGAATTTTTGATAAATATAAAAGAGTTTTTTGAAGAGAACTCAAATACAATTCATAAAGCAAGAAATGAACTTAAAGTAATTGAATATAAGGGAATAAAAACAGTAGTAAAAGCTTTCAAAGTTCCTAATATAATAAACCAAATTGCATATGCTTATTTTAGAGATTCAAAAGCAAAAAAATCTTATGAAAATGCTATTAAATTAATAGAGTTAGGAATAAATACTCCAAAACCAATTGGTTATATTGAGTTTTATCATAACTTTTTATTTAAAAAGAGTTTTTTTATAAGTGAAAAATATAATTACGAATATACAATAAGAGAGCCATTAAGACATTTAGATTTTGAAGACAGAGAAAAAATAATCAAAGGGTTCGTAAAATTCACATATAATCTTCATCAAAATGGTGTATATCATAAAGACTATTCTGCTGGTAATATTTTAGTTGCAAAAACTAATAGTGGATATGAATTTTCTGTTGTAGATATAAATAGAATGCAATTTAGAACTATTGATTTATACACAGGCCTTGATAATTTTGCAAAACTTTGGCTTGACGAAGATAGTTTACTAATTATTGCAAAAGAGTATGCCAAACTTGCAAATGTTGATGAAAATAAAGCTATTGATATTTTAAAACAGTGTGATAAAAAATTAAAAGGTTTTGTGGAGTTTAAAAGAAAAATAAGAGGTAAAAATTGA